GGGAAATTTTGAAgggaagaggggaggaaaaTCATAATAGCTCTTCTTTTTGAATAGGGACATAATTTGGCTGTCACAGTGCTGGAGGAGGGTGGTGACATGGCAGGGCTGCTGTCCTGTGatgggcagggagctgggaaggcagaAACAGAGTTTTGGTCCCTGCTTTGATGTCCTGAACTTGCAGAAGTGATGTGGAGAGTCTGTTCTCAGTAACAGCCTGTCAGTCCAGGGCTGAATTCCCTTCATGGGACCTGGATAAAAAAGTCTCTTCCTGGCTGGGGAAGTAGAGGCAGAAAAGATGGAAGTGACTTGTCTGAGGCACTCTAGGACTTGCAGAGCCAGGACCAGCACCTTGGTCCCCACACAcctttgctgtgccagccactgcATTTTCCTGACCAAACCCGGCTGCAAATGGTGAAAAAGGAGCTTTCCAGCCCTGGGTGTGACTGCCTTGAGATGCTGGTGCctggtattttaaaaagcaggatTCTTAGCACAGTGGTGTCTGTGTGCTCCTGTTtcatcagcagcctggagacgATAAAGACAATTTCTGTCATCTCCTGCAGAAGGGGatgtgggtgctgccagctctgcctaGAGCACACCTCAGAATGCCCAGAGGAGCTCAGACTTGCTCTCCTGCTGATCCTAAAGATGTCCTGAGCCCTTTCCCGTGCTGGGGATGGGGCTTGCTGCAGCAAGCTGCATTTCGGGCTGTGTGAAGCACCGAGGCCTCTCCATTGCTAAGCaacagaggggctggagctgctgctgctccgccTTGCAGGTGCAGCCTACCGGCCAGGGGAGGGCTGGAGTTACACGTGGACAGGGCTTTGGGATGCTGGAGATGGCTGGGGTGTGGggattttgttgttggtttggggtttttttagtggcAGTTGTCGCAAAGCTGAAGTGGATTGTGCTGGGAGACGTGGAAGGGTTGAAGTGCCTGAATTGTAAGATCTGGTGGGACTGGCTCCCTCTGTAGCTCTGCCTGCTGAACACTTCTGCTATTTGGATGTTTTTTATCACTGTTGATCTCATATTGGACATTTTTAGCACGTGGAGAATCCTGATTCCACTTCCCAAGctctccctgcctcagtttctttGCTGTCTGTCAGCAGAGTTGGAATTTCAGCTAATACCTGTAAAGCTCTGGTAACTCCCCACTGTACCTGCACGTGCAAACCACAGGCTGTCCACAGTGGATATCCTAGCCAGTTTTGTGCTGGAACACAAACACCTGGAACTTTAAAGCACAAAGGACAGTGGGGGAGCAGGAACCTCTTGTCAGTGATGAAGTGATTTGCTCAGGGCAGACatgtcctggctgggaggggatggatctctccagcagctggaagtgTCTGTGAGCTGGGGAAAGCAGGCATGTCTGTGACAACAAAAACTGACTCCCACTCCTCCTCATGGCGGTTTTCtgagcccagggagctttgTCATGTTGCACTCACAGCGTGTTTACTACAGGCAGCTTTTCAGGAGGAAGGAATGCAGTTATTCCACACAGCTTGGATGGTTGTGGAGCCAGCTGCTCTCTCTGTGTTTGCttccctgcctctcctgccGTGCCCATCTCGCTGTGCTCCTCACACTTCACCTGTGTGCAGTTGTGCGGTGCCTGGAACAcacttccctctcctctccctaagAACTGAATACCATTCCCTGGAATTGGATACCAGGCCctgcagcaacaacaaaacctgCCAGCTGCAGGGTACAGGTGTGCAGCAGGACTCTCATCCTGCTCTTCATCTTTCTGAGGGCTGAACCTTGGGATCCACTGCTGGGATCCCACTGGCATCCTGGGAGCACAGTTCCTCATCCCAGCAACACCATGGCCCCAGGAGGACAGGAATTACAaggaagcaggagctgtgcaTGAAGGATGGGTGGATAATGACATTATTAACAGACCTCCTACAGTGGTgtggcacagcactgccttggaATGCTGCTGTTGCCATGAGCACTGGAATCCAGGGCTTAcagggaaaggagcagggaaaTCACACTGGAAGTCAGGCATTTAATTGCTTCAGCTGAGCTTTCATCCTGCCCTTGCTGCTGTCTTGCTGTTGCCTTTTGTAGGGGTGGGAGTGGGGTTTCTGCTTCTGTTTGGGAGGACGAACCTGTTGCTCAGGGCTGTGTGGCACCCCAAATGCCACAGCTGCAGTGGGGCAGAGGTGTcacctctgcctctcctgtgctgtcTCGggtgggtgacagggacccacagcctgggctggtCACCAGGCTGCACCACATGAGGTCCTTGCAGATCAGAGCTTCTGCTCAGCATCCAGGGGCAGAATCCCAGAGGGCCTTACAAGCCCTGGGAAGTTGTTGTGTCCCACTTTGGGGGAGTGGGAATctgctgccttttacaggaGTTAAATCAGTCCCTTGAGAGCACCTGGCCCTGGCTGGGGCACAGTAAAAGGCAGGACCTTGGCTCTCCTGTTTCCTCAGTGCTGCCCATTTCCTTTGTTTGCAAAGCAGTTGGTTTTAATCCCTTGTGACAATTGATTTCTCCTTTCTGGGTCCCAAAATTCCTGCATCCCACAGTCTCCATACAGCCACAAATCCCCACAAACGTGTGCTGCAGCCTGGAGagcccttcctgctgccacagccaggaactgTGGCACATCACAGGGAGTATCCCTGCTTTGAATCCCATGGTTTGGAGCTGCCTGATGCTCCAGAGCCTCCTCTGTGGCCTCTCCTTGCCCAGTCACAGCATTTGCCTTTTCAGTTGGGTCCCCTCTATGGTTTGGGCCACTGAAGCTGTTTCCCTGAGCATCCCTGTGtttcccttccctgcagagGGTCAAGAAGGATGTGGACAAAGGCACCCTGCACACGGATATGTTCCTGCTGAAGGCTGAAGGGGCAGGCAAGGAGGAAGGTGAGCACTGCAGGCTTGGGAATGGAAATCCTCTCCCTTCCTTGGAataacacaccaaaaaaaccaaggaCCAAATCCCTCTCAGTGATAACCTCTGTGCCCTGATGTCGGCTCAGGAagaaatccaggaaaagagattttagtgatttttttcttcagtttgtaTGTGGGAGGGAATTAAAACAACGTTTCCAGATTCTGGAAATTCTGTTTCTGGGACATTTTGATCAGTGCTTTCCCGTTCCACAACAGAAAATCATTGGGATTGCAGAATTCTCCTGGGGTGGGGTATTCCTGGGTGGATGCCAGGTGCCTACCAAAGGTGCTCTATCCTGCCCTCctcagcaggaggagggagagaaaatccGATGGGagactcatgggttgagataaggacagggagagatcactcagctctttccctgctccagtgtgggcccATTCCATGGGGTACAATACTTCTGGAACAGACTGACCCATTGTGGGTCGTTGGTTATCTTTGATTGGAATGGGAATTCCATGGTTTTCCTTAGGAGAGAGTATTTTGTCCTTCACTCAGGCAATGGGACAATTTCCTTGGAGCTGAGTTTCTAAAATGTTCAAAATGTGATTGATTACTCCAAACCTGACTGActggaatgggatttggggaggagggTTGGTCACCAGCACCGTCTGGATTCCAGGCCCTGTTTGCATTATTCCTATTTGTAGTTTTATCTTGTTGGAATTGCAGTTCCTTTGGAAGCACAGGGCCTGGCAGTGCTTCTACCAGCCTGCATTTCAGGGATTTGCTCTGAAGTCAGAGTGGAAGGGGTTGGAGAAAAGCAGAGGGATAGAGCAAGAGCCTTGTTCTGCTGCTGAGCCCTTTTGTAAAGCCTGGTTGGGGCTTCTTGGGATGAGCTGTGTTTATTTTTGGGGGTAAGGCAGTGCTGCAGGGTGGCAGAAAAGGTAGAGAGAACTGATGGAAGGTGGGAGGGCTCCATAGGATAACTGAGGGACATTTATTGGTGCTTGAAGGCTGCATCTGACCAGGCCTTGTCTGAACTCCACCCTTCAGTAAAGGTGCAAACAGCCTCTTGAAAGATGTCCCAGAAAGCTCTGAAAACACCATGAGAATGTCCAAAACGGGTCATGGAATTCCTTGCTGGAATTCTGGGAGGCTTTGGAATGCACAAACCAACGAAGGCTTCTGCTCTGCTGACACTCCCATTTGTTCTCTCCATTGCAGACAGGTGGACGTGGAGTCGGCTCAGCCCCTCTGGAGTGAAACCCACTCCCAGGTCCGGCTTTTCCGTGGCTGCTGCTCCCAACAACCGCTGCctcctttttgggggggtgcacgatgaggaggaggaggagagcattGAAGGGGACTTCTTTAATGACATTTATTTCTATGACATCGGGAAGAACCGCTGGTTCCCTGCCCAGCTCAAGGTCTGGGGTTAAATACAGTCATTTAATCATCTGACACATCCTTTAGGCCTGGTTTGGTCTCTTTGAGCTTTCACAGtgtcacagactggtttgggtgggaagggaccctaaagagcctctcattccacccctgccatgggcagggacaccttccatgagcccaggttgctccagcctggccgtggacacttccagggatggagcaaggAATTTTCTCTCTTTGGAGGAAGCCTGTGTTTCTGGTAGCTCTGGGTGCACCTGAGCAATCCCTCTCCTCCAGGAATCAGGCTACCCCATTATTGTGGACTGCAAAATGAATCAAAGCAGcttgaaaatgtgtttctggTGGTTTTTGAGGCCATCTCCAGGTCAGACCTGTGAGTCTGACATGAGGTAGTTCACTAAAAGCTACTGTGAAAGATCTGTTTGGGATCAAACCTGTCCCTCTTCTCCCCAGTGTTGATGAGCTACCAGAAGAGATGAAATATTAACCTTGGCTCCAAGAGCTTCAAAACTCAGCTCAGCTCTTGGATTGTGTTTGAGCCACTCTCACACACCAAGGGAGGTGCAAACCTGGTTCAGCAAACCTGGTTCAGCTGCTTCTTCCCCCTGCCCCTTCCTGGCTTTGTTCTCCAAATGGAGAAGTCAATCCCATAATAACAGGCAAACAGCCACTCAGGTGGTTGCTTCTGCCTTCCCAAACTGATTGTTCTCCAGCCCTTCCATACAGTACTTCCAAGACCTGGAGTGCTGCCTGGTAATGGGCTGTAATTCAGCACCCAGCAATTGTGATTTCAGGGAATCGTGGGTTACTTTCCTTTGTCACAGAGCAGTGACCTCTGCGTGCTTGTGGCacctggagcaggagagctgctTCTCTCTTAACAGAGGAAGCAATTCCATGTCCTGGATTCTCCAGGACCTCCACTGTTCCTTGTTTTAGGCTGGGAGAAGCTCATGCTGTAGCAGGGGACTGCAGTGATCACTTGAGACTTTAAATTGTGATGAAAAATAGGAATTGTCACTTCCTTCCCAGCAGCATCCGTGCTGTTTGTGTGAACTGCTGTTAGGGGCACgcaatttccccaaaatctccttttATTCCTGTTCTCAGGGCCCGAAATCAGAGAAGAGGAAGCGCAGACGTGGCAGACAGGCTgaggcagaggctgctggggaggaggagctgcagctgctgcctccccaaGGTCCCCTGGAGATCGTCAAGGAAGTGGTGGCAGAAGATGGCACCGTCATGACCATCAAGCAGGTGAttcctggagctgcagaagacaaggacAGATCTGcctcagaggaggaggaggaggaggaaggtggaGCCCTGGGGCAGCCCGTGGAGCCATGCCCACGCTCCAATGCCATGGTGGCAGTGAAACACGGGGTCCTCTACGTGTACGGGGGCATGTTCGAGGTGGGCGACCGCCAGGTGACCCTCAGTGACCTGCACAGCATCGACCTGCACAGGATGGACGAGTggaaggtgctgctggagaTGGATCCAAGTaagccctgctgggagcagctctccctgtgccTTCAGGGGAGCCAAcactggggagaaaaacaacTGTGGAGCTTCCTCGGGGGCGGTGATGAGCCTTGGGGTGGAGGTTTTCCTTGGGAGTGTGTGATAATGCAGTGTCTTACCAGAAACCTGTGtggcccagagctctggggtcACTGTAGAGTGAGCTCTGCCCTGTTACTTGGAAACCCAAGACCTGGAAACAGAGTTGTGGTGGCATGAGCCATCCTGGGaatcctgctgtgcccagctcctCCGCTCCACCctcagggatgctcctgcctgTCCCCCTGTCTCAGGGCAGTGACGTCTGGTCCTGCCGAGCACGAGGGCATTACCTGGAGTTCTCTCTTTGTACCTTAATTCTCTCTTTGTTCTGTAATTATCTCTTTGTAcctctcttctctttcctttgtCCTCAAAGAAACCCAGGAATGGCTGGAGGAGTCGGAGTCGGATGAAGAGGAGGATGATGATGTGGAAGGtgcagagggaggggaggaggaagaggagagctcTGAAGAGGAGAGTGAAGATGAGGAAGGTAATTATAAatgaataattaataattactCTCCATACTAACCCGAAGTGGGGTTTAGTGCAGTGCCTGGTTCTGCTGCCAGCCTGGAAAGTCTCCCTGACATCCAGGTGAGTTttccagcagaagcagagctttCCTGGTACATTGCTCTGGGGATACAAGAGAATTTCTCCTGGCTGCTGGTAGATTCTCAGGCTGTCACGTTCAGCCCCACGTGGCCTGGCTGATGTGGCCCTGGTGAGCGGTGTGTGACCTGTCTTTGTCCCTCTCtttgcccaggggagcagcagcacccagctgTGCAGCCTGGGGAGGCCCAGGCCCAGTACCTGGCCAGGACAGAGCACTACTGGCTCAGGCTGGCCCGCAGCCACATGGGCCCTGAGGCCAAGGACAAGAAGGTGCTCAAGGTGGCTCATGCCATGGCCAAGACTTTCTATGAAGATCCCGTGTAGATGTCCTGAGGCTGCTCCAGGAGTGAAGGAACGTGTTGGGAGCAGTGGTCAGCCCTGCTGAGCTCAGCCTGATGTCCATCCTGGCattccagcctttcccagctctgaggGCCTTTGGGCTGACCGGCCTGGATGGATGCTCTGGATATGCTGTTActcctgggaatgctgtgggagGGTCCTGAGGAACAGGATTGCTGTCCAAGCACTTGTTCTGCTGAGGTTGGGCTGTGCAGCACCGGCTTTGTTGTTCCAAAGTTGTTTGGGGTCTGTCCAGACAAATTGTGCACATGACAATGGTTCACTGGTCCCAAATTCCTGGCTGGGGCCAGGACGTGTCTCCAAGGGTTCCTACAATAAACTGACTCGGTTACATCATCTTGTTTTGCTCActcaatcccatcccagcttTTCTACTTGTGTGGAAAAGGGATTGCAGTTCCTGCTGTGAGATCTGCAGGCAGCGGTTCTGAAGtgcaccagcagctctgcaatgcctggaaaaacctgggaatcCTTTCCTGCCTTACCTGTGAGATGCACATCACAGAAACCTCTTCCTTTTCCGTGTTCACTGTAGTTTTGCCTTTGTGGAATCTCCCAGTTTTTCCCCCTATTGGCCCAGTTGTCCTGCAAGTGAACTCTTCATGACCAGTGAAATTCCTACCTGCAGACCTTGCTGAGGCCAGGAAGGAGTGGGCTGATCCAGGGATTTGTTTTTCCCCCGTTTCAGCCCCTCTCCTCAAGGCATCCCTtccttcccagcagagcagcgcTGTGTCCTTGGGGACAACAGATGGGATCCAAGTGGGTGCTGCAGCAACCAAGTGGTGCCTCGAGGTGCCACCAGGACTGGCTGTCCTTGTGCAGGGAATTCCAGGTGCCTTGGGTATTCCTCTGGCAGGGCCTTCCCCAGGGATGCAGCTCTcgggagagcagggctgggatctGCCGGGCTAATTAGGACAGAACATAGATTAAATGGAGCTGACAGGGAGCTTTAATTGGTGAGAGAAAAATGTGTCTGACAGGGAGGGACCTTCCCCACGAAATAACAGGTgagaggagaaaacaaagcatttaTTGATGATCCGGGAAGGAATCCCTGCTGCTTGCTCAGTCACTCACCCTGTTGTCCTCTCACTTGGGGGAGTCCACATCTTTGTGTGCCAAGCTTTGGGGGATTTGCcactccctgtgagggtgggcaggccctggcacagggtgcccagagcagctgtggctgcccctggatccctggcagtgtccaaggccaggctggatggagcttggagcagcctggggcagtggaaggtgtcagggttggaactggatgagctttaaggtcccttccaacccattccatgagtCAATGATCCTACAACCAATGCAGTCATTCAGGAGCTGTCCAAGGAGCTGAGCTGTTCCCCTAAACCAGGAAAAGCTGCCTCTGCCAGGATTCTGTTCCATGCAAACCCCCAGGCCCCAGCTCaggccccatcccatcccatccctgctctgtccTGCCTTAGCACAACCCTCTGGAGCCGCCCTCTCTGTGTGACAGCTTCCAAAAATCCCTGCTTTCCatcctcccttgccttgccaAAGCTGCCAGGATGTGTAATTAGTCCTTAGGTCTCAATTAAGCCCTTCACCATCGATCCCACCCTGTTTTACTGTCGCTCCTCCCCTTCTGTTGCAGTCTGGCTGTGTTTTCCCGGCAGCGCTtcctggcagagatgctgccACAGCTCGGGATCTCTGGAAGCTCTGGAAGCTCAGGCCGTGGAGAGTGCTGGAATCTGGGTCTCGGGTACAGCAACCCAGACACCAGATGGGCTGGGGAGAAGCTGACGTGGCACAGGGCGTttgtcttccttccttcttgcttttcccaaGGATGCAGTGCTGGACCAGCCCCTCTCACACAGGTGGGATCCAAATCtcctttcccaaatttccccttccTAATGGCTCTGctgtcccagcccctcctcgtgCTGTCAGAACACAAAAATGCCAGTGCAGCCTAAAAAATGATCCAAACCTTCAACTATCCAAGTGCCTCTGCCAGCCTGGACATAAAGCAGCAGGTCTGGATAATTTCCATGGATTTATGGCCCACCTTGATGGGCATTTTAATGGGCCTTAGGTAGATCTACAGCAGCCAGGCTCGTAAGACAGGGAAATACACTGAATTACCTCTCTCTCTGGGCTACTTCTCAGGAATATTTCTGGCCTTGGGCAAATGTGAAAAGCCCAGAACTGAGACAAATTGCTCAACTGCCTGGGTTTAAGAAAGGAATCATTCTTTTGGACTATGTGGGTTGGGAGCCAATTAATATTAGTCTGTGGCTGTCTTTCCTACTGAGCAAAACTCAGCTTGACTGGGTGGAACAGAGAGCTGGGAAATCCAAGCTGGATTTGTGCTGGTCCAGAGACAAAAGCAGGAATAACTAGGCAGTCAGCAGTGGGAAAAATCCAGTCAGGAAACCACCAGTCCTTTTATTTGATGGATAACAAGAGGCATTTTGGTGCTGTTTTACAGATACCTGAATATCTGTGTGTGCAGGGCTCTGTTTAACCTGCTCCTGACAGGCCCTTTGTGTCATGCACCAAAAGAAAAGTCCTCGAGAGTCTTTCCAAAGAGTAAACACAGAATTCCAAACCCCAGGGGTGAATTCCCAGGGCTGCAATCCCAGTATGTCGTTTTTTGGTTCATTTCAAGTGTGCAGCAACCgttgaaggggggggggggggggaatgatGACTAAGGAGCCAAaaggaaaacccaaaacaacacaaaaaaaggaagaggtgGGAAGATGATGGACAGTTACCGTGGAGAATGGAATTTCAAAATTATC
This region of Aphelocoma coerulescens isolate FSJ_1873_10779 chromosome 11, UR_Acoe_1.0, whole genome shotgun sequence genomic DNA includes:
- the KLHDC4 gene encoding kelch domain-containing protein 4, encoding MGKKGKRDKKGKGAEKTAAKMEKKVSRRAKKEEEDLEALIAEFQSLDAKKTQVIELSCPPPSPRLNCSLCAHPERDELILFGGEYFNGQKTFLYNELYIYHIRKNSWAKLEIPNPPPRRCAHQAAVVPTAGGQLWIFGGEFASPNGEQFYHYKDLWVLHLATKTWEQIKAPGGPSGRSGHRMVACKRQLIIFGGFHESARDYIYYNDVYAFNLDSFTWSKLAPAGIGPAPRSGCQMTPTPEGNIIIYGGYSKQRVKKDVDKGTLHTDMFLLKAEGAGKEEDRWTWSRLSPSGVKPTPRSGFSVAAAPNNRCLLFGGVHDEEEEESIEGDFFNDIYFYDIGKNRWFPAQLKGPKSEKRKRRRGRQAEAEAAGEEELQLLPPQGPLEIVKEVVAEDGTVMTIKQVIPGAAEDKDRSASEEEEEEEGGALGQPVEPCPRSNAMVAVKHGVLYVYGGMFEVGDRQVTLSDLHSIDLHRMDEWKVLLEMDPKTQEWLEESESDEEEDDDVEGAEGGEEEEESSEEESEDEEGEQQHPAVQPGEAQAQYLARTEHYWLRLARSHMGPEAKDKKVLKVAHAMAKTFYEDPV